A single region of the Erythrobacter sp. genome encodes:
- the thrS gene encoding threonine--tRNA ligase encodes MTELLKISLPDGSVREMAPGSTPADVAAAIGPGLAKAALAAKVNGEVRDLCRPFDSDAELALITARDEEEALELVRHDYAHVLAEAVQALWPGTQITFGPATDDGFYYDVKAPENREPFSMDDLPAIEEKMREIIKADKPLRREVWSREKLIEKWESEGEVFKAEWAKELPEGEELTVYWSGDDWLDMCRGPHLESTGKLDPQAFKLMRVAGAYWRGDQRNAQLTRIYGTGWLNKKQLNAHLTRLEEAAKRDHRKLGREMDLFHLQEEAHGSVFWHPKGYRIWRELESYMRRKMDAGGYREIKTPQVMDARQWEQSGHWGKYRENMFVIPDEVPNTEEGAELISKDADWMALKPMNCPAHVLVFKQGITSYRDLPIRLGEMGCCHRNEPHGALHGLMRVRQFTQDDAHIFCTESQVVSEVQRFLTLADSVYRDFGFSYDIKLALRPEQRFGSDADWDKAEQELRDALSANGLEWEELPGEGAFYAPKLEWHLTDAIGRTWQVGTIQSDRVLPERLDATYVGEDGEKHRPVMLHRAIFGSYERFIGILIEHFAGRLPAWLAPVQAVVATIVSDADDYANDATAKLEAAGLRVESDLRNEKINYKVREHSLAKVPYLLVVGKREAEEGTVAMRILGEKEQRVLPLDEAIALIREAATPPDLAE; translated from the coding sequence ATGACCGAACTGCTCAAGATCAGCCTGCCCGACGGATCGGTGCGCGAGATGGCTCCCGGCAGCACCCCCGCCGACGTCGCCGCCGCGATCGGACCCGGGCTCGCCAAGGCCGCGCTCGCCGCGAAGGTCAACGGCGAGGTGCGCGACCTTTGCCGCCCCTTCGACAGCGACGCCGAGCTGGCGCTCATCACCGCGCGGGACGAGGAAGAGGCGCTCGAACTGGTGCGGCACGACTACGCCCACGTCCTCGCCGAAGCGGTGCAGGCGCTGTGGCCGGGCACGCAGATCACCTTCGGACCCGCCACCGACGACGGCTTCTATTATGACGTGAAGGCTCCGGAAAACCGCGAGCCTTTCTCGATGGACGACCTGCCCGCCATCGAGGAGAAGATGCGCGAGATCATCAAGGCCGACAAGCCGCTGCGCCGCGAGGTGTGGAGCCGCGAGAAGCTGATCGAAAAGTGGGAGAGCGAGGGCGAGGTCTTCAAGGCCGAATGGGCGAAGGAACTGCCCGAGGGCGAGGAACTGACGGTCTACTGGTCGGGTGACGACTGGCTCGATATGTGCCGCGGGCCGCACCTCGAATCCACGGGCAAGCTCGATCCGCAGGCGTTCAAGCTGATGCGCGTCGCCGGGGCCTATTGGCGCGGCGACCAGAGGAACGCGCAGCTCACCCGCATCTACGGCACGGGCTGGCTCAACAAGAAGCAATTGAACGCCCACCTCACCCGGCTGGAGGAAGCGGCCAAGCGCGACCACCGCAAGCTGGGACGCGAAATGGACCTCTTCCACCTGCAGGAAGAGGCGCATGGCAGCGTCTTCTGGCATCCCAAGGGCTATCGCATCTGGCGCGAGCTCGAAAGCTATATGCGCCGCAAGATGGACGCGGGCGGCTACCGCGAGATCAAGACCCCGCAGGTGATGGACGCTCGCCAGTGGGAGCAGTCCGGCCACTGGGGCAAGTATCGCGAAAATATGTTCGTCATCCCCGACGAAGTGCCCAATACGGAGGAAGGCGCGGAGCTGATCTCCAAGGACGCCGACTGGATGGCATTGAAGCCGATGAACTGCCCGGCGCACGTGCTCGTCTTCAAGCAGGGCATCACCAGCTACCGCGACCTGCCGATCCGGCTGGGCGAGATGGGCTGCTGCCACCGCAACGAACCGCACGGGGCGCTGCACGGCCTTATGCGCGTGCGCCAGTTCACGCAGGACGACGCGCATATCTTCTGCACCGAAAGCCAAGTGGTGAGCGAGGTCCAGCGCTTCCTCACGCTGGCCGACAGCGTCTACCGCGACTTCGGCTTCAGCTACGACATCAAGCTCGCGCTCAGGCCCGAGCAGCGCTTCGGAAGCGATGCCGACTGGGACAAGGCCGAGCAGGAACTGCGCGATGCGCTCAGCGCCAACGGCCTCGAATGGGAGGAGCTGCCGGGCGAGGGGGCGTTCTACGCGCCCAAGCTCGAATGGCACCTCACCGACGCGATCGGGCGCACGTGGCAGGTCGGCACGATCCAGTCCGACCGCGTCCTGCCCGAAAGGCTCGATGCGACCTACGTGGGCGAGGACGGGGAGAAGCACCGCCCGGTGATGCTCCACCGCGCGATCTTCGGCTCCTACGAACGCTTCATCGGCATCCTGATCGAACACTTCGCCGGGCGCCTGCCCGCCTGGCTCGCCCCGGTGCAGGCGGTGGTCGCGACCATCGTTTCGGACGCGGACGACTATGCGAACGACGCGACCGCGAAGCTCGAGGCGGCGGGCCTGCGGGTAGAGAGCGATCTTCGCAACGAGAAGATCAACTACAAGGTGCGCGAACACTCGCTCGCCAAGGTTCCCTACCTGCTGGTTGTCGGCAAGCGCGAGGCGGAGGAAGGCACGGTCGCGATGCGGATCCTCGGCGAGAAGGAGCAGCGCGTGCTCCCGCTGGACGAGGCGATCGCGCTGATCCGCGAGGCGGCGACCCCGCCCGATCTTGCCGAATAG
- a CDS encoding agmatine deiminase family protein gives MAVRMPPEWAKQDWLWIGFPHLADEWPGFLEAAQEQVAAFASAVADSGQEVRLLVRDDANEARARSLVSGRVTLERRVYGDIWLRDTGPLVVLDDGGGKSGRRAVRFAFNGWGGKYEMPGDESIGEEIARDAGLAVTRSAMILEGGAVDTDGTGLCVTTEQCLLNSNRNLAMSREAIEAQLAEHLGFTRIVWLGEGLVNDHTDGHVDNLARFVGENRLVVPQTSGRDDPNAAIYADAARRAGAAGLEVVRIPSPGLILRDGQVEPASYVNFAITSNLVVVPTFGSPHDADGVAAIAALFTDRETVGLPADAVLAGGGGFHCASQQMPSAA, from the coding sequence GTGGCCGTGAGAATGCCGCCCGAATGGGCGAAGCAGGACTGGCTGTGGATCGGCTTCCCCCACCTTGCCGACGAATGGCCCGGCTTCCTCGAAGCCGCGCAGGAACAGGTCGCCGCTTTCGCCAGCGCGGTCGCCGACAGCGGGCAGGAGGTCCGCCTGCTGGTCCGCGACGACGCGAACGAGGCGCGCGCACGGTCGCTCGTGAGCGGCAGGGTCACGCTCGAGCGGCGGGTCTACGGCGACATCTGGCTGCGCGACACCGGGCCGCTGGTGGTGCTGGACGACGGCGGCGGGAAAAGTGGGCGTCGCGCGGTGCGCTTCGCCTTCAACGGCTGGGGCGGCAAGTATGAAATGCCGGGCGACGAGAGCATCGGCGAGGAAATAGCACGCGATGCGGGGCTCGCCGTGACGCGCTCTGCGATGATCCTCGAAGGCGGCGCGGTGGACACGGACGGGACCGGGCTGTGCGTCACGACCGAGCAGTGCCTTTTGAATTCCAATCGCAACCTCGCGATGAGCCGCGAGGCCATCGAGGCGCAACTCGCCGAACATCTCGGCTTCACCCGCATCGTGTGGCTCGGCGAGGGGCTGGTGAACGACCACACCGACGGCCATGTCGACAACCTTGCCCGCTTCGTGGGCGAAAACCGCCTCGTCGTCCCGCAAACGAGCGGGCGCGACGATCCCAATGCGGCGATCTACGCGGACGCGGCGCGCCGCGCGGGCGCGGCGGGGCTGGAGGTCGTGCGCATCCCCTCGCCCGGCCTGATCCTGCGCGACGGGCAAGTGGAGCCTGCAAGCTACGTCAATTTCGCGATCACCTCGAACCTCGTCGTGGTCCCGACCTTCGGCTCGCCCCATGATGCGGATGGGGTGGCCGCCATCGCCGCGCTTTTCACCGACCGGGAGACGGTGGGCCTTCCCGCCGATGCCGTGCTGGCCGGGGGCGGCGGATTCCACTGCGCCAGCCAGCAGATGCCGAGCGCGGCTTAA
- a CDS encoding TSUP family transporter, translating into MPNRPLEDLAGFSAAQVALAVAATLGAAFIRGLTGFGFGILLVPVLALALTPVEAVLAINIMAGLLALTEIRLILREAERSALTIGALVVLATAPGLMLLDATPPDLARLLIALIALSAFAAVLAPKRGPEQPGVVTTAAVGVSAGLLTGFAAMPGPPVVPYYVGRAIPRMTAKASMIGIFGLAAMAGIGSGTALGVLEWRIVVLSLALFPLVLLGNWVGSLAFGKVEDAVWRTCVGAVLGAAAIAALVRLV; encoded by the coding sequence TTGCCGAATAGGCCCTTGGAAGACCTTGCCGGTTTCAGCGCGGCGCAGGTCGCGCTTGCCGTGGCGGCGACGCTCGGCGCGGCCTTCATCCGGGGGCTGACCGGCTTCGGCTTCGGCATATTGCTCGTGCCCGTCCTGGCGCTGGCGCTGACCCCGGTCGAGGCGGTGCTGGCGATCAACATCATGGCCGGGCTCCTCGCGTTGACCGAGATCCGCCTGATCCTGCGCGAGGCCGAAAGGAGCGCGCTCACCATCGGCGCGCTGGTGGTGCTGGCGACGGCGCCGGGGCTGATGCTGCTCGACGCGACCCCGCCGGACCTTGCGCGCCTGCTGATCGCGCTGATCGCGCTGTCGGCCTTCGCCGCGGTGCTCGCGCCCAAGCGTGGGCCGGAGCAGCCGGGCGTCGTCACGACCGCCGCGGTCGGCGTGTCGGCGGGGCTGCTGACGGGCTTTGCCGCCATGCCCGGCCCGCCGGTCGTGCCCTATTATGTCGGGCGCGCCATCCCGCGCATGACGGCGAAGGCCTCGATGATCGGGATCTTCGGGCTTGCCGCCATGGCCGGGATCGGTTCGGGCACGGCGCTCGGCGTGCTCGAATGGCGAATCGTGGTGCTGAGCCTCGCGCTCTTCCCGCTGGTCCTGCTGGGCAACTGGGTCGGGAGCCTCGCTTTCGGCAAGGTCGAGGATGCGGTCTGGCGGACCTGCGTCGGCGCGGTGCTGGGCGCGGCGGCGATCGCGGCGCTGGTGCGGCTGGTCTAG
- a CDS encoding M28 family metallopeptidase has translation MKRSFAIRAAALAGAFALAACDAAFPGMDSAETALDIPEVEPGEISEETMKTVTETLSQDSFEGRMPGTEGEEKTVAYLIERFEAAGLEPGNQGSWVQEVPLVEITGKDFAPLTIAGGDTRLSYDYGEEWVGVTYREDAATSLDDSELVFVGYGINAPERGWNDYEGIDVTGKTVVILVNDPDWETPGLTGTFGGKAMTYYGRWTYKYEEAARQGAAAALIVHQTEPASYGWNVVESSWSGPQAYAQRGENAPPLTKVNGWVQRQVAREILAAAGQDLDELTKAAKEKGFKAVPLGLSASTSFSNDFRSFTSRNVIGVLPGSEAPDEYVIHTAHWDHLGRCKPAPDGDDICNGAVDNATGTAALVALAEAHANAGAARRSLVFLAVTAEESGLLGADYYAANPVFPLAQTVGGINMDAFQMAGPAKDVTVVGPGKSQLDLFLERALAASDRVATPNPKPEAGYYYRSDHFAFAKRGVPMLYVDGGEDLVEGGREAGAAIARDYTENRYHGPKDEYDPNWDWSGVMADLQLFYRIGRALAASTNWPNWNEGDEFRGVRDESCAASDSGC, from the coding sequence ATGAAACGATCATTCGCGATCCGCGCCGCCGCTCTTGCAGGGGCATTTGCGCTGGCGGCCTGCGATGCCGCCTTCCCGGGCATGGATTCGGCCGAAACCGCGCTCGACATTCCCGAGGTCGAACCGGGCGAAATCTCCGAAGAGACGATGAAGACGGTCACCGAAACGCTCTCGCAGGACAGTTTCGAGGGCCGGATGCCGGGAACCGAGGGCGAGGAAAAGACCGTCGCCTACCTGATCGAGCGGTTCGAGGCCGCAGGGCTGGAGCCGGGCAACCAAGGCAGCTGGGTGCAGGAAGTGCCGCTGGTCGAGATCACGGGCAAGGACTTCGCCCCGCTCACCATCGCGGGCGGCGACACGCGGCTCTCCTATGACTACGGCGAGGAATGGGTCGGCGTGACCTACCGGGAGGACGCGGCCACCAGCCTCGATGACAGCGAACTGGTCTTCGTCGGCTACGGCATCAACGCGCCCGAGCGCGGCTGGAACGACTACGAAGGCATCGATGTCACCGGCAAGACCGTGGTCATCCTCGTCAACGATCCCGACTGGGAAACGCCGGGCCTGACCGGGACTTTCGGCGGCAAGGCCATGACCTATTACGGGCGCTGGACCTACAAATACGAAGAAGCCGCAAGGCAGGGCGCGGCCGCCGCGCTGATCGTCCACCAGACCGAGCCCGCAAGCTATGGCTGGAACGTCGTCGAAAGCTCGTGGTCCGGCCCGCAAGCCTATGCCCAGCGCGGGGAGAACGCCCCGCCGCTGACCAAGGTCAATGGCTGGGTCCAGAGGCAAGTCGCGCGCGAAATCCTCGCCGCGGCCGGGCAGGACCTCGACGAACTGACGAAGGCGGCGAAGGAGAAGGGCTTCAAGGCGGTCCCGCTGGGCCTGTCGGCCTCGACCAGCTTTTCGAACGACTTCCGCAGCTTCACCTCGCGCAACGTCATCGGCGTGCTGCCGGGTTCGGAAGCGCCCGACGAATACGTCATCCACACCGCGCACTGGGACCATCTCGGCCGCTGCAAGCCCGCCCCTGACGGCGACGACATCTGCAACGGCGCGGTCGACAACGCGACCGGGACCGCGGCGCTCGTCGCGCTTGCCGAGGCGCACGCCAACGCGGGCGCTGCGCGGCGCAGCCTCGTCTTCCTCGCGGTCACGGCGGAGGAATCGGGCCTGCTGGGCGCGGATTACTACGCCGCCAACCCGGTCTTCCCGCTCGCGCAGACGGTCGGCGGCATCAACATGGACGCCTTCCAGATGGCGGGCCCGGCGAAGGACGTGACCGTGGTCGGGCCGGGCAAGTCGCAGCTCGACCTGTTCCTCGAACGCGCGCTGGCGGCAAGCGACCGGGTGGCGACGCCCAATCCCAAGCCGGAGGCGGGCTATTACTACCGCTCCGACCACTTCGCCTTCGCCAAGCGCGGCGTGCCGATGCTCTATGTCGACGGGGGCGAAGACCTCGTCGAAGGCGGGCGCGAAGCGGGCGCGGCGATCGCGCGGGACTACACCGAGAACCGCTATCACGGCCCCAAGGACGAATATGATCCGAACTGGGACTGGTCGGGCGTGATGGCCGACCTGCAGCTGTTCTACCGCATCGGCCGCGCGCTCGCGGCGAGCACCAACTGGCCGAACTGGAACGAGGGCGACGAATTCCGCGGCGTGCGCGACGAAAGCTGCGCCGCGTCGGATTCGGGCTGCTGA